The following proteins are encoded in a genomic region of Candidatus Methylomirabilota bacterium:
- the gcvPA gene encoding aminomethyl-transferring glycine dehydrogenase subunit GcvPA, whose product MGPGRPLRYIPTTGAQRAAMLETIGVADLDALLERLPAKARLGRELGLPPALAEAELTAHLRELAGANAHGGESVSFVGGGAYDHYVPSVINHLLLRSEFFTAYTPYQPEASQGTLRSIYEYQTMICELTGMDVTNASIYDGGSALAEAALMAHGVTDRAQVVVSAAVSPLARRVMATYCAGPRLPIKTVPWAEGVTDLEALRRAVSEKTAAVLVQYPNFFGGLEDLDAIAAIAHARGALCGVSVDPIALGVLRPPGEAGADIVVGEGQGLGTPVMGGGPYLGLFACRKELVRRMPGRLVGATVDHQGRRGFVLTLQTREQHIRREKATSNICTNVALVALGATIYLALVGKEGLRRVATLSTAKAHYAAEVLGRVPGVSRRFEAPFFKEFVLRLPKPPDRVLRALRKRKILGGLALKPFDRTLKDCLLVAVTEMRTRAEIDAYAEALAAVVA is encoded by the coding sequence ATGGGGCCGGGCCGGCCCCTGCGCTACATTCCGACCACGGGCGCCCAGCGGGCGGCGATGCTGGAGACGATCGGGGTGGCCGACCTCGACGCGCTGCTCGAGCGGCTCCCGGCCAAGGCTCGGCTGGGCCGGGAGCTCGGCCTCCCGCCCGCCCTGGCCGAGGCCGAGCTGACCGCCCACCTGCGGGAGCTGGCGGGGGCGAACGCCCACGGCGGCGAGTCGGTCTCCTTCGTGGGGGGCGGCGCCTACGACCACTACGTGCCCAGCGTCATCAACCACCTGCTGCTGCGGTCGGAGTTCTTCACCGCCTACACCCCCTATCAGCCCGAGGCCAGCCAGGGCACGCTGCGCTCGATCTACGAGTACCAGACGATGATCTGCGAGCTGACGGGGATGGACGTCACCAACGCGTCGATCTACGACGGCGGCTCGGCGCTGGCCGAGGCGGCGCTGATGGCCCACGGGGTGACCGACCGCGCGCAGGTCGTGGTCTCGGCGGCGGTGTCGCCGCTGGCCCGGCGGGTGATGGCGACCTACTGCGCGGGGCCGCGGCTGCCGATCAAGACGGTGCCGTGGGCGGAGGGGGTGACGGATCTCGAGGCGCTGCGGAGGGCGGTGTCGGAGAAGACGGCGGCGGTGCTCGTCCAGTACCCGAACTTTTTCGGCGGCCTGGAGGACCTGGACGCGATCGCGGCGATTGCCCACGCGCGCGGGGCGCTGTGCGGGGTCTCGGTCGATCCGATCGCGCTGGGGGTCCTCCGGCCGCCCGGGGAGGCGGGGGCCGACATCGTGGTCGGGGAGGGGCAGGGGCTGGGCACCCCGGTGATGGGCGGGGGCCCCTACCTGGGTCTCTTCGCCTGCCGGAAGGAGCTGGTCCGGCGGATGCCGGGCCGGCTGGTGGGCGCGACCGTGGACCACCAGGGGCGGCGCGGCTTCGTGCTGACGCTCCAGACGCGCGAGCAGCACATCCGGCGGGAGAAGGCGACGTCGAACATCTGCACGAACGTGGCCCTGGTCGCCCTCGGGGCCACGATCTACCTGGCGCTGGTGGGCAAGGAGGGGCTCCGCCGGGTCGCCACGCTGTCGACCGCCAAGGCCCACTACGCGGCCGAGGTGCTGGGCCGGGTGCCCGGGGTGAGCCGCCGCTTCGAGGCCCCCTTCTTCAAGGAGTTCGTGTTGCGGCTTCCCAAGCCGCCGGACCGCGTGCTCCGCGCCCTGCGGAAGCGGAAGATTCTGGGCGGCCTGGCGCTCAAGCCGTTCGACCGCACCCTGAAGGACTGTCTGCTGGTGGCGGTGACCGAGATGCGGACCCGGGCCGAGATCGACGCGTACGCCGAGGCGCTGGCCGCGGTTGTCGCGTAG
- the gcvPB gene encoding aminomethyl-transferring glycine dehydrogenase subunit GcvPB, producing the protein MTYDKLIFELSVPGRVGYSLPEADVPESDLTRLLPTTHLRSQPAELPEVSELDVVRHYTRLSRMNYGVDTHFYPLGSCTMKYNPKVNEDMARLPGFARLHPLTPDEAMPGALRLMGSLADMLAEIVGMDAVSLQPAAGAQGELAGVLMIRAYHLDHEGHPRKTVLVPDSAHGTNPASTTIAGYQTIQLKSDAEGEVDLLDLERHLDEDVAAFMITVPNTLGLFESKILEITELCHAKGVQVYMDGANLNALLGITRPGDLGFDVVHMNLHKTFTTPHGGGGPGAGPVGVKAHLAPFLPVPVPVRDGDRDRLDWRRPKSIGKLQSFWGNFGMLVRAYTYIRTMGPEGLRAVSENAILHANYVKARLTPHYDLPYPEPCMHEVVFSARRQKRQGVTATDIAKRLLDLGFYAPSIYFPLIVEEALMIEPTETESKETLDEFCEAMIRIAREAETAPETVRAAPVTTPVSRLDQT; encoded by the coding sequence ATGACGTACGACAAGCTGATCTTCGAGCTGTCGGTGCCCGGGCGCGTCGGCTACTCGCTGCCCGAGGCTGACGTTCCCGAGAGCGACCTCACCCGCTTGCTCCCCACGACGCATCTGCGGAGCCAGCCCGCCGAGCTGCCGGAAGTCAGCGAGCTGGACGTCGTCCGCCACTACACGCGGCTCTCCCGGATGAACTACGGGGTGGACACCCACTTCTACCCGCTCGGCTCCTGCACGATGAAGTACAACCCCAAGGTCAACGAGGACATGGCGCGGCTGCCCGGGTTCGCGCGCCTCCATCCCCTGACGCCGGACGAGGCGATGCCGGGCGCCCTCCGGCTGATGGGGAGCCTGGCCGACATGCTGGCCGAAATCGTCGGGATGGACGCGGTCTCGCTCCAGCCGGCGGCCGGGGCGCAGGGGGAGCTGGCGGGGGTCCTCATGATCCGGGCCTACCACCTCGACCACGAGGGCCACCCGCGGAAGACGGTCCTGGTGCCGGACTCGGCCCACGGCACCAACCCGGCGTCCACGACGATCGCCGGGTACCAGACGATCCAGCTCAAGTCCGACGCCGAGGGGGAAGTGGACCTCCTCGACCTGGAGCGGCACCTGGACGAGGACGTGGCGGCGTTCATGATCACGGTGCCCAACACGCTGGGGCTGTTCGAATCGAAGATCCTCGAGATCACCGAGCTGTGCCACGCCAAAGGCGTCCAGGTTTACATGGACGGGGCCAACCTGAACGCCCTGCTGGGCATCACGCGGCCCGGAGACCTCGGCTTCGACGTCGTCCACATGAACCTGCACAAGACCTTCACCACGCCCCACGGGGGCGGCGGCCCCGGGGCCGGCCCGGTCGGGGTCAAGGCCCACCTGGCGCCGTTCCTCCCGGTGCCGGTGCCGGTGCGCGACGGGGATCGCGACCGGCTCGACTGGCGGCGGCCGAAGTCGATCGGGAAGCTGCAGTCGTTCTGGGGCAACTTCGGGATGCTGGTGCGCGCCTACACGTACATCCGCACCATGGGCCCCGAGGGGCTGCGGGCCGTGTCCGAGAACGCGATCCTGCACGCCAACTACGTGAAGGCCCGGCTCACGCCGCACTACGACCTGCCGTACCCCGAGCCCTGCATGCACGAGGTCGTCTTCTCGGCCCGCCGCCAGAAACGCCAGGGCGTGACCGCGACCGACATCGCCAAGCGACTCCTGGACCTCGGCTTCTACGCCCCCTCGATCTACTTTCCGCTGATCGTCGAGGAGGCCCTGATGATCGAGCCGACGGAGACGGAGTCCAAGGAGACGCTCGACGAGTTCTGCGAGGCGATGATCCGGATCGCCCGGGAGGCCGAAACGGCGCCCGAGACGGTGCGGGCGGCGCCGGTGACGACGCCGGTCAGCCGCCTCGACCAGAC